In a single window of the Acinetobacter tibetensis genome:
- the sbmA gene encoding peptide antibiotic transporter SbmA: MFKSFFPNPKWFFISVLIWSVLNMTLWYTGGNTWGSAIGWPQGYTNAELPVGVSRFWSPSFLWFYVWFFISTALFALFWKFFSNNKWQRWSIWGSAFILFNIWFGVQVSVAINAWYGPFWDLIQNMLGKGGNIKDLYMGTLTFLYIAMVAVTFAVINAFFTSHYVFRWRTAMNEYYTERWEKLRQVEGASQRVQEDTMRFATIMEDLGVELIKAIMILVAFLPILFDLSKHVPVLPIVGEVEHSLVWASIIWAIFGTVLLMVVGNKLPGLEFNNQRVEAAYRKELVYGEDHVDRAQPATLAELFSRVRKNYFRLYFHYAYFNLVATWYRQLDILYSLVVLFPSIAAGKMTLGLVNQIGNVFDKVRESFQYLIMSWKTIIELLSIYKRLKAFESILDE; this comes from the coding sequence ATGTTTAAATCATTTTTTCCAAATCCCAAATGGTTTTTTATTTCGGTGTTGATCTGGTCAGTACTTAATATGACGTTGTGGTACACGGGAGGAAATACATGGGGGAGTGCCATTGGATGGCCACAGGGATATACCAATGCTGAGTTACCTGTCGGCGTGAGTCGCTTTTGGTCACCTTCATTTTTATGGTTTTATGTCTGGTTCTTTATTTCAACTGCACTCTTTGCTTTGTTCTGGAAGTTTTTTTCCAACAATAAATGGCAACGTTGGTCGATTTGGGGTTCTGCCTTTATTTTGTTTAACATCTGGTTTGGCGTACAGGTCAGTGTTGCAATCAATGCTTGGTATGGTCCATTTTGGGACTTAATCCAAAATATGTTGGGCAAAGGCGGTAATATTAAAGACCTATATATGGGCACCTTAACCTTTCTCTATATTGCGATGGTCGCAGTGACTTTTGCCGTGATTAACGCTTTTTTTACCAGTCACTATGTATTCCGCTGGCGCACAGCAATGAATGAATACTATACGGAACGCTGGGAAAAACTACGCCAAGTTGAAGGGGCATCACAGCGTGTGCAGGAAGACACCATGCGTTTTGCCACCATTATGGAAGATTTGGGGGTCGAGCTGATTAAAGCCATTATGATTTTGGTCGCTTTCTTGCCTATTTTATTTGATCTGTCCAAACATGTGCCCGTATTACCGATAGTGGGAGAAGTTGAGCATTCACTGGTCTGGGCATCTATTATTTGGGCAATTTTTGGTACCGTATTATTGATGGTAGTGGGGAATAAGCTGCCAGGTTTGGAATTTAATAATCAGAGAGTGGAAGCAGCATATCGTAAAGAATTGGTATATGGAGAAGATCATGTAGATCGTGCGCAGCCTGCAACCTTAGCTGAACTTTTTAGTCGCGTACGCAAAAACTATTTCCGTCTGTATTTTCATTATGCCTATTTCAACTTGGTGGCAACGTGGTACCGACAACTTGATATTTTATATAGCTTAGTGGTGCTATTTCCGTCCATTGCAGCAGGAAAAATGACCTTAGGTTTGGTCAATCAGATTGGTAATGTTTTTGATAAAGTTCGTGAATCTTTCCAATATTTAATTATGTCTTGGAAAACCATTATTGAACTGTTGTCCATTTATAAGCGTTTGAAAGCCTTTGAATCGATTTTGGATGAATAA
- the mscL gene encoding large conductance mechanosensitive channel protein MscL: MSIVQEFREFAVKGNMIDLAVGVIIGGAFGKIVDSLVKDIIMPLITVITGGGVDFTQKFFVLGDNPNNLQSLDELTKAGVNVLTYGNFLTILINFIILAWVVFLMVKMINRMRRKQEEAAPEPAATPEDIQLLREIRDELKNKS; this comes from the coding sequence ATGAGCATTGTTCAAGAGTTTCGCGAATTTGCGGTAAAAGGCAACATGATTGATTTGGCTGTCGGTGTGATCATCGGTGGGGCATTTGGTAAGATTGTTGATTCATTGGTAAAAGACATTATCATGCCGCTGATTACTGTCATCACAGGTGGTGGTGTGGATTTCACGCAAAAATTCTTTGTTTTGGGCGATAATCCGAATAACCTACAATCCTTAGATGAGTTGACCAAAGCAGGGGTAAATGTCCTGACTTATGGTAACTTCCTTACCATTTTAATTAACTTCATCATCTTGGCATGGGTGGTGTTTTTAATGGTGAAAATGATTAACCGTATGCGTCGTAAGCAAGAAGAAGCAGCACCAGAACCAGCAGCAACACCTGAAGATATTCAATTACTACGTGAAATACGTGATGAATTAAAAAATAAATCTTAA
- a CDS encoding tetratricopeptide repeat protein: MKKIILASLIAMSTQFAFAESKPATADPAFTEVEAMVKANNMTGAYQALEKLGKAGNAQALYNLGYLTQMGQGTTKDEKKAIQLYEQSASKGYPVADYVLGKNYLAGTLGLKQDTAKAKQYFEKASAKGFSDATVDLAVLLFSENNPASDKLALQKLDPLIKKGNFQALHAKALYDISTGFKNKDEAPIKQGLASIQSLAQKGYIPALMAVGNMFTNGNIVPQNLPEAKKIFVALAKENVPQAQESLAVVEKMMAEQAKVSTASSTKAAKKS; encoded by the coding sequence ATGAAAAAAATAATTCTTGCTAGTTTAATCGCGATGTCCACACAATTCGCATTTGCCGAAAGCAAACCTGCTACAGCAGATCCCGCTTTTACTGAAGTCGAAGCCATGGTCAAAGCCAATAATATGACGGGTGCCTATCAGGCATTGGAAAAACTTGGCAAGGCAGGCAATGCTCAAGCCCTTTACAATTTAGGTTATTTAACCCAAATGGGGCAAGGCACAACCAAAGATGAAAAGAAAGCCATTCAGCTTTACGAGCAATCTGCCAGTAAAGGTTACCCCGTTGCGGACTATGTACTTGGCAAAAATTATTTAGCAGGTACTTTGGGTTTAAAACAAGATACAGCGAAAGCAAAACAGTATTTTGAAAAAGCCTCTGCTAAAGGTTTTAGCGATGCAACAGTTGATCTGGCGGTGTTACTTTTTTCTGAAAATAACCCAGCCTCGGACAAACTGGCATTACAAAAGCTTGATCCTTTAATCAAAAAAGGGAATTTCCAAGCCCTTCACGCTAAAGCCTTGTATGACATTAGCACTGGATTCAAAAACAAAGATGAAGCTCCGATTAAGCAAGGTTTAGCCAGCATTCAAAGCTTGGCACAAAAAGGTTATATTCCTGCATTAATGGCAGTAGGTAATATGTTTACCAATGGCAATATCGTGCCGCAAAATCTGCCTGAAGCGAAAAAAATCTTCGTGGCACTTGCCAAAGAAAATGTACCACAAGCACAGGAATCGTTAGCCGTGGTTGAAAAAATGATGGCTGAACAGGCGAAAGTATCAACCGCATCATCCACTAAAGCCGCGAAAAAAAGCTAA
- a CDS encoding gamma-glutamylcyclotransferase family protein has protein sequence MNRLFVYGTLRPNQENAHILEGIGGTWQKGYVNGVVHILDWGPDQGLPAIVLDQDAPKVEGYFFSTDKLIEHWASLDAFEGMQYQRVTVQVELESGERTDAWIYEMKAA, from the coding sequence ATGAATCGATTGTTTGTCTACGGAACCTTACGCCCAAATCAGGAAAATGCGCATATTTTAGAAGGCATTGGCGGCACATGGCAAAAAGGCTATGTAAATGGTGTGGTACACATTTTGGATTGGGGGCCAGACCAAGGATTGCCCGCAATTGTACTCGACCAAGATGCCCCGAAAGTAGAAGGTTATTTTTTTAGTACAGACAAATTGATTGAACATTGGGCTTCGTTAGATGCCTTTGAAGGCATGCAGTATCAACGTGTCACTGTACAAGTTGAATTGGAGTCGGGCGAACGAACGGATGCGTGGATATATGAAATGAAAGCGGCTTAA
- a CDS encoding NADH:flavin oxidoreductase/NADH oxidase, whose protein sequence is MSRLFQSIQYGSLSVKNRIVIAPMCQYSANDQGELSYWHEQQWANYALSGAGLCIVEATAVQPEGRISFADLGLWNDRQRDQMQQLLKKVHSISPMPFAIQLAHAGRKASTDKPWLGRGQFTPTEQHGWQTVSASEVTFNPKDIPPHALSTAELKQVQQDFAQAAIRAVDAGFDLIELHAAHGYLLHQFMSPLANQRQDEYGGEFENRIRMTLETFQAILDVVPQGYPIGVRLSAQDWFDGGWKVEESVELSKRLQQLGAAYIHVSSGGLHVEQAIQIGANYQVPFAQAVKQAIDIPVIAVGLITEAQQAEQVLQQEQADAIGLARAMLYDPRWPWHAAAELGETLEIAPQYLRCQPHGVKQLFKPFSE, encoded by the coding sequence ATGTCACGCTTATTTCAGTCCATTCAGTATGGTTCACTCTCTGTAAAAAATCGCATCGTAATTGCGCCAATGTGCCAATATTCAGCCAACGATCAAGGTGAGCTGAGCTATTGGCATGAACAGCAATGGGCAAATTATGCCTTATCTGGTGCGGGGTTGTGTATTGTGGAGGCGACAGCAGTGCAACCTGAAGGACGAATCAGTTTTGCCGATTTAGGATTGTGGAATGATCGACAACGCGATCAAATGCAGCAGTTATTGAAGAAAGTACATTCAATCTCTCCAATGCCTTTTGCGATTCAATTGGCGCATGCAGGGCGTAAGGCATCTACGGATAAGCCTTGGTTAGGCAGAGGACAATTTACTCCAACAGAACAACATGGTTGGCAAACCGTTTCTGCCAGTGAGGTGACATTTAATCCGAAAGATATTCCTCCACATGCATTATCGACGGCTGAGCTTAAACAGGTTCAGCAAGATTTTGCCCAAGCTGCCATTCGTGCTGTGGATGCAGGATTTGATTTAATTGAGTTACATGCAGCGCATGGTTATTTGTTGCATCAATTTATGTCACCACTGGCAAATCAGCGTCAGGATGAATATGGTGGCGAGTTTGAAAATCGCATTCGGATGACCTTAGAAACTTTTCAAGCCATACTTGATGTTGTACCTCAAGGCTACCCAATTGGTGTGCGTCTTTCGGCCCAAGATTGGTTTGATGGCGGTTGGAAGGTTGAGGAATCGGTTGAATTGTCGAAACGCCTGCAACAATTGGGCGCTGCCTATATTCATGTTTCCAGTGGGGGTTTACATGTAGAGCAGGCGATTCAGATTGGCGCGAATTATCAAGTTCCGTTTGCACAAGCTGTGAAACAAGCCATTGATATTCCAGTGATTGCAGTGGGGTTGATTACGGAAGCTCAACAAGCAGAACAGGTGTTGCAACAAGAGCAAGCTGATGCCATCGGTTTGGCGCGTGCCATGTTGTACGATCCGCGTTGGCCTTGGCATGCTGCAGCAGAATTGGGTGAAACTCTGGAAATTGCACCGCAATATTTGCGTTGTCAGCCGCATGGCGTGAAGCAATTATTCAAGCCATTTTCGGAATAA
- the typA gene encoding translational GTPase TypA, with protein sequence MSDIKNLRNIAIIAHVDHGKTTLVDKLLQQSGALGDRAGEIERVMDSGAIESERGITILAKNTAIKWTDARTNTEYRINIVDTPGHADFGGEVERVMSMVDCVLLLVDSQEGPMPQTRFVTQKAFARGLKPIVIINKVDKPSARCDWVIDQVFDLFDNLGATDEQLDFPVVYASGLRGVAGPSPEELADDMTPLFQTIVDIVEPPAVDADGPFQMQISSLDYNSFVGVIGVGRIQRGSIGLNTPVTVIDKDGKTRNGRILKIMGYHGLERVDVDSAQAGDIVCITGIDELHISDTICDPKNVEALPPLSVDEPTVTMTFQVNNSPFAGKEGKFVTSRNIRERLDRELIHNVALRVEDTDSPDRFKVSGRGELHLSVLIENMRREGFEMGVSRPQVIIKEIDGEKQEPYENVTFDVEEQHQGSVMEQMGSRKGEMTNMEVDGKGRIRIEATVPSRGLIGFRSEFLTMTSGTGIMTSSFSHYGPMKQGTVAKRQNGVLISMVQGTCLGYALFSLQDRGRLFAKPQLEVYEGMIVGINSRSDDMVVNPTKAKQLTNVRASGTDDALTLVPAVEYTLEQALEFIEDDELVEVTPKSIRIRKRWLTENERKRNK encoded by the coding sequence ATGTCAGATATCAAAAATCTCCGCAATATTGCAATTATTGCCCACGTCGACCACGGTAAAACCACACTTGTCGATAAATTACTTCAACAATCAGGTGCTCTCGGTGATCGCGCAGGTGAGATTGAGCGTGTCATGGATTCGGGCGCTATTGAAAGTGAACGTGGTATTACCATTCTTGCAAAGAACACTGCAATTAAATGGACTGATGCTCGTACGAATACTGAGTATCGTATTAACATCGTCGACACCCCGGGACACGCAGACTTCGGTGGTGAAGTTGAACGTGTAATGTCGATGGTTGACTGTGTATTGTTATTGGTTGACTCTCAAGAAGGTCCAATGCCACAAACTCGCTTTGTAACGCAAAAAGCGTTCGCGCGTGGTTTGAAACCAATCGTAATTATCAACAAAGTTGACAAACCAAGCGCACGTTGTGACTGGGTAATCGACCAAGTATTTGATTTATTTGATAACTTGGGTGCGACTGATGAACAGCTCGACTTCCCAGTTGTTTATGCATCTGGCTTACGTGGTGTTGCTGGTCCTTCTCCGGAAGAATTGGCTGACGACATGACCCCGTTATTCCAAACAATCGTTGACATTGTTGAACCACCAGCAGTTGATGCTGATGGTCCATTCCAAATGCAGATATCTTCACTTGACTATAACAGCTTCGTAGGTGTTATCGGTGTGGGTCGTATTCAACGTGGTTCAATTGGTTTGAATACACCTGTAACTGTCATTGATAAAGACGGTAAGACGCGTAACGGCCGTATCTTAAAAATTATGGGTTACCACGGTCTAGAGCGTGTTGATGTTGACTCTGCTCAAGCAGGCGATATCGTATGTATCACAGGTATTGATGAACTTCATATTTCTGACACCATTTGTGATCCGAAAAATGTTGAAGCTTTACCACCATTGTCTGTAGATGAACCTACAGTGACCATGACTTTCCAAGTAAACAATTCACCGTTTGCAGGTAAAGAAGGTAAATTCGTTACTTCACGTAACATCCGTGAACGTTTAGACCGCGAATTAATTCACAACGTAGCATTACGTGTAGAAGATACTGACAGTCCAGACCGTTTCAAAGTATCTGGCCGTGGTGAACTTCACCTTTCAGTTTTAATTGAAAACATGCGTCGCGAAGGTTTCGAAATGGGCGTATCTCGCCCACAAGTAATCATCAAAGAAATTGACGGTGAAAAACAAGAACCATACGAAAACGTAACTTTTGACGTTGAAGAACAGCACCAAGGTTCTGTAATGGAACAAATGGGTAGCCGTAAAGGTGAAATGACCAATATGGAAGTTGACGGTAAAGGCCGTATCCGTATTGAAGCAACTGTGCCTTCACGTGGTTTAATTGGTTTCCGTTCAGAATTCTTGACCATGACTTCTGGTACAGGAATCATGACTTCAAGCTTCTCTCACTACGGTCCGATGAAACAAGGTACTGTTGCGAAGCGTCAAAACGGTGTGTTGATTTCTATGGTTCAAGGTACTTGCCTTGGCTATGCACTGTTCAGCTTACAAGACCGTGGTCGTCTATTCGCTAAGCCACAGTTAGAAGTTTACGAAGGTATGATCGTTGGGATTAACTCACGTTCAGACGATATGGTGGTTAACCCAACTAAAGCGAAACAGTTAACTAACGTACGTGCTTCTGGTACTGATGATGCGTTGACTCTTGTTCCTGCTGTTGAATACACGCTTGAACAAGCGCTTGAGTTCATTGAAGATGATGAATTAGTTGAAGTAACACCTAAGTCAATCCGTATCCGTAAACGCTGGTTGACTGAAAACGAACGTAAGCGTAACAAATAA
- a CDS encoding DUF1176 domain-containing protein, with translation MTYFISVTCLTAVSASVLAQDIQGMSFSHEDWELYCSNTGTCRVAGYQNDDVNQSEPASILLTRHAGAKQTVKAEFALASFEEEELPVSKVRNIHFFVNGRDLGAVSVEGNELPLMGTLSKLQVNALLEVAAQNVKIEFKNQDLHWQISDKGMTATLLKMDDFQKRINTVSALIKKGRNSEAGVLAAAPKFVVKPVKTANQPYRTLAPTQAHYQALYKTLMSSQPKTEDVAEGFCEGIYTGDGQEPQPIQLYKLSGQKVLATTLCWRAAYNEGYGMWILDTSLKGPATFITETASDFSEGHIYSGQKGRGIGDCWAIAEWVWNGQQFVQTVDRWTGMCKGLAAGGVWELDKIEAVLK, from the coding sequence ATCACTTATTTTATTTCTGTAACATGTTTAACTGCGGTTAGTGCGAGTGTGTTAGCACAAGACATTCAAGGGATGTCCTTTTCTCACGAAGACTGGGAGCTTTATTGTAGCAATACAGGCACATGCCGTGTGGCGGGTTACCAAAATGATGATGTCAATCAATCAGAACCTGCATCAATACTTTTGACGCGTCACGCAGGGGCGAAGCAAACGGTAAAGGCAGAATTTGCTTTAGCGAGTTTTGAAGAAGAAGAATTGCCTGTGTCTAAGGTTCGGAATATTCATTTTTTTGTGAATGGTCGGGACTTAGGTGCGGTGAGTGTGGAGGGCAATGAGCTTCCTTTGATGGGGACGCTGTCTAAGTTGCAAGTGAATGCTTTATTAGAAGTTGCGGCTCAAAATGTCAAAATTGAGTTTAAGAATCAGGATTTACATTGGCAAATCTCTGATAAGGGCATGACTGCGACACTGTTAAAAATGGATGATTTCCAAAAACGGATAAATACTGTCAGCGCTTTGATTAAAAAGGGACGCAACAGTGAAGCTGGAGTTTTAGCGGCTGCTCCAAAATTCGTGGTGAAACCAGTGAAGACAGCAAATCAACCTTATCGGACTTTAGCACCAACTCAAGCACACTATCAGGCATTGTATAAAACGTTGATGTCATCGCAGCCTAAAACGGAAGATGTTGCTGAAGGTTTTTGTGAAGGGATATATACAGGTGATGGACAGGAACCACAACCGATTCAACTGTATAAACTGAGTGGACAAAAGGTATTGGCCACAACGCTGTGCTGGCGTGCCGCCTATAATGAAGGTTATGGCATGTGGATATTAGATACTTCACTTAAAGGTCCTGCAACTTTTATTACCGAAACTGCGTCAGATTTTTCGGAGGGGCATATTTATAGTGGGCAAAAAGGACGAGGCATTGGCGACTGTTGGGCTATTGCAGAATGGGTGTGGAATGGTCAACAGTTTGTGCAAACGGTCGATCGTTGGACAGGCATGTGTAAAGGTTTAGCCGCAGGAGGCGTGTGGGAGTTAGATAAAATTGAGGCAGTGTTGAAGTAG
- a CDS encoding uracil-xanthine permease family protein, with translation MSHQNQSPHSQDQLDLVYGLNDRPKPLIAFLAAFQHLLAIIVPIVTPGLLICLALGVSQKDTNMILSMSLVISGIATFLQCKKVGPFGAGLLIVQGTSFNFIGPIIGIGSAMVAAGTPVESVMAAIFGVVIAGSFIEMGVSRILPWVKMLITPLVTGIVVLLIGLTLIKEGLISMGGGYQAMSNNTFANADNLIMSCTVLALIIILNRIHITWVKSSAILIALIVGYILAAFMGHLDFSGLKDAPLVQIPTPMHFGIDFSWSLFIPMAFIYLVTSLEAIGDITATSKLSNQPVDGAIWMERIKGGVLVNGANSFLAGIFNTFPSSVFAQNNGVIQLTGVASRYVGIWIAALLVILGLLPAVAGVIQAVPQAVLGGAVMVMFGAVAASGINILAGVHLDRRALLIIAISLALGLGVAQVPQILEHLPELFRNIFSSGVATGGIAALVLNIVLPETKK, from the coding sequence ATGTCTCATCAGAATCAATCTCCCCATTCGCAAGATCAGCTTGACTTGGTCTATGGTTTAAATGACCGTCCAAAGCCGCTGATTGCTTTCCTCGCTGCTTTTCAGCACTTACTTGCCATTATTGTTCCGATTGTTACGCCGGGCTTACTCATCTGCTTAGCTTTAGGCGTATCCCAAAAAGATACCAACATGATTTTATCCATGTCTTTGGTTATTTCTGGCATAGCAACCTTCTTACAATGTAAAAAAGTGGGTCCTTTTGGCGCAGGTTTACTGATTGTTCAAGGCACAAGTTTTAACTTTATTGGCCCAATTATTGGAATTGGGTCTGCCATGGTTGCTGCAGGCACACCTGTAGAATCAGTTATGGCAGCGATTTTTGGCGTGGTGATTGCAGGTTCATTCATTGAGATGGGCGTTTCGCGTATTTTGCCTTGGGTCAAAATGCTCATTACCCCATTGGTCACAGGCATTGTGGTGCTGTTGATTGGTCTGACTTTAATTAAGGAAGGCTTAATCAGCATGGGCGGTGGCTATCAAGCCATGTCAAACAATACCTTTGCCAATGCAGACAACTTAATCATGTCGTGTACAGTGCTGGCACTGATCATTATATTGAACCGTATTCATATTACTTGGGTCAAAAGTTCAGCCATTTTAATCGCACTGATTGTCGGCTATATCCTTGCAGCCTTTATGGGACATCTCGATTTTTCAGGTCTAAAAGATGCTCCTTTGGTACAAATACCCACACCAATGCACTTTGGAATTGACTTCTCTTGGAGCTTGTTTATTCCTATGGCCTTTATTTATCTGGTCACATCTTTAGAAGCAATTGGTGATATTACGGCAACCTCTAAGCTTTCCAACCAACCAGTCGATGGTGCAATATGGATGGAACGCATTAAAGGCGGTGTATTGGTCAATGGGGCAAACTCATTCCTCGCGGGTATTTTCAATACCTTCCCTAGCTCGGTCTTTGCGCAAAACAATGGTGTGATTCAACTTACTGGCGTTGCGAGTCGCTACGTCGGTATCTGGATTGCCGCCTTGTTGGTCATTTTGGGTTTACTTCCTGCGGTTGCAGGCGTGATTCAAGCCGTTCCTCAAGCCGTGTTAGGCGGTGCTGTCATGGTCATGTTTGGTGCTGTAGCAGCATCAGGCATTAATATTCTTGCAGGAGTACATCTAGACCGTCGCGCCCTGCTCATTATTGCGATTTCACTCGCATTAGGACTGGGCGTTGCTCAAGTACCACAAATTTTAGAGCACCTGCCTGAATTGTTCCGTAACATTTTTAGTTCAGGTGTTGCAACAGGTGGTATTGCCGCACTGGTTTTAAATATTGTGCTTCCTGAAACGAAGAAATAA
- a CDS encoding AEC family transporter, with translation MVLSIILPIILLVLLGFACVKGGLILSEQIKALSAFVIKIALPAFLLHALASRNLNEIWHPSYFIAYGGGSLLLFVCAFVLYRHYFQHRLTASAVMAMGASMSNTGFIGTAILTMLIGQHAAIYISLTLIIENLLIVALVLMIAEAGLQQQGSFKQVALPTLVNLLKNPVILAIILGMSCVLLGLKLPAAIDQILAMLGKTASPLALFVIGGSLVGIGFKAVDIQSLVLVFFKIILMPLTIFLLFSVLPNVSQEMLYAGTLLAALPMPIAFGIFGQTYGLNEKALTPLMLSTVLGFGVVSGLIAFWWG, from the coding sequence GTGGTCTTAAGTATTATTTTGCCGATTATATTGTTGGTATTGCTTGGGTTTGCCTGTGTCAAAGGTGGCTTAATCCTGTCTGAACAGATTAAAGCGCTCAGTGCCTTCGTGATCAAGATCGCATTACCTGCATTTTTATTACATGCCTTAGCCAGTCGTAATCTAAATGAGATTTGGCACCCGAGTTATTTCATTGCGTATGGTGGTGGCTCATTACTGCTGTTTGTTTGTGCCTTTGTTTTATATCGGCATTATTTCCAGCATCGCTTAACTGCTTCGGCTGTTATGGCGATGGGGGCATCGATGTCAAATACAGGATTTATTGGTACTGCAATTTTGACCATGCTGATTGGTCAACATGCGGCAATTTATATTTCTCTGACATTGATTATTGAAAATCTGCTGATTGTGGCTTTGGTGTTAATGATTGCTGAGGCAGGACTACAGCAGCAGGGCAGTTTTAAACAGGTTGCCCTTCCAACGTTGGTTAATCTGCTGAAAAACCCCGTCATTTTAGCCATTATTTTAGGGATGAGCTGTGTGTTATTGGGGCTAAAATTGCCCGCTGCCATCGATCAGATTCTAGCAATGCTGGGGAAGACGGCATCGCCACTGGCGTTGTTTGTGATTGGTGGGAGTTTGGTGGGTATAGGTTTTAAAGCTGTTGATATACAAAGCCTTGTTTTGGTTTTCTTTAAAATTATTCTAATGCCATTGACCATTTTTCTTCTGTTTTCGGTACTGCCGAATGTCAGTCAGGAAATGTTGTATGCAGGAACTTTATTGGCGGCATTGCCTATGCCAATTGCGTTTGGCATATTTGGACAGACTTATGGTTTGAATGAAAAAGCACTCACGCCTTTAATGCTCAGTACGGTACTGGGTTTTGGGGTTGTGAGTGGGCTAATTGCATTTTGGTGGGGATAG
- a CDS encoding peptidylprolyl isomerase — translation MKTAIVRHILVKDKELAEQLKKKILDGADFAKIAKQYSTCNSGKRGGELGEVKKGQLVPVIDKLVFTAAEHVLHGPVKSQFGFHLVEIKFRMAF, via the coding sequence ATGAAAACAGCCATTGTTCGACATATTCTGGTCAAAGATAAAGAGTTAGCTGAGCAGTTAAAAAAGAAAATTTTAGATGGTGCCGATTTTGCCAAAATTGCCAAACAATACTCGACCTGTAATTCAGGTAAGCGTGGTGGTGAACTGGGTGAGGTGAAAAAGGGACAATTGGTGCCCGTTATTGATAAACTGGTCTTTACTGCGGCTGAACACGTCTTGCATGGTCCAGTGAAAAGCCAATTTGGCTTTCATTTGGTTGAAATAAAATTCCGTATGGCATTCTAA
- the mutM gene encoding bifunctional DNA-formamidopyrimidine glycosylase/DNA-(apurinic or apyrimidinic site) lyase codes for MPELPEVETTKTSLLPLIGQNIQSVTVFEPRLRWPIPDDLHRLQGQKLLKLTRRSKYILAEFEQDRMLWHLGMSGSFRLCETHEEKRKHDHLILQFDDIQLRYHDPRRFGCILWWDAETEAKLLAPLGPEPLSETFNAEYLSQKLKNKQVGIKIALMDNHVVVGVGNIYATESLFNLGIHPAQIASSLSMQQIEKLVQETKRILQHAIQLGGSTLRDYSNAMGENGYFQQTLLAYGRAGEMCVNCETTLENLKLGQRASVFCPQCQPLKQVAKTTAIKRGKIK; via the coding sequence ATGCCTGAATTACCTGAAGTTGAAACCACCAAAACCAGCCTGCTCCCGCTGATTGGGCAAAATATTCAATCCGTTACAGTCTTTGAGCCACGTTTACGCTGGCCGATACCTGATGATTTGCACCGTTTACAAGGACAAAAACTACTCAAACTCACGCGTCGCTCTAAGTATATTTTGGCGGAATTTGAACAAGATCGGATGCTTTGGCATTTAGGCATGTCTGGCAGTTTTAGATTGTGTGAAACACATGAAGAAAAACGCAAACACGATCATTTAATTCTTCAATTTGATGACATTCAATTGCGCTATCACGACCCGCGTCGCTTTGGCTGTATTCTTTGGTGGGATGCAGAAACTGAAGCAAAACTGCTTGCCCCTTTAGGACCTGAGCCTCTCAGCGAAACATTCAATGCAGAATATTTAAGCCAAAAACTGAAAAACAAACAGGTCGGCATAAAAATTGCACTCATGGATAATCATGTGGTGGTAGGTGTAGGCAACATCTATGCCACTGAAAGCCTATTCAATTTGGGCATACATCCAGCACAAATAGCCTCAAGTTTATCTATGCAGCAAATTGAAAAACTGGTGCAGGAAACCAAAAGAATCTTACAGCACGCCATTCAACTGGGTGGATCAACGCTACGAGATTATAGTAACGCGATGGGGGAAAATGGCTACTTTCAACAAACCCTGCTCGCTTATGGTCGTGCTGGTGAAATGTGTGTGAACTGTGAAACAACATTGGAAAATTTAAAACTGGGGCAACGTGCAAGTGTCTTCTGCCCACAATGCCAACCCTTGAAACAGGTAGCTAAAACGACAGCAATCAAGCGAGGTAAGATCAAATGA